A section of the Pygocentrus nattereri isolate fPygNat1 chromosome 18, fPygNat1.pri, whole genome shotgun sequence genome encodes:
- the ddx4 gene encoding probable ATP-dependent RNA helicase DDX4 isoform X5, producing the protein MDEWDEVQTPVVSIPSFGNSGSSWNSGGQQSSFKSSINDNEGSSWKSGSGDFGLRGGKRGRGSRGGGGFKSFNSGIGENGNSEDNEGGSWNSVGGNGGFGGRGGRGSRGRGGYRTSFNSETENENGSDDGFKSGFGGSGRRGGFRRGSMMEQEGNGDGVTAGPKVVYVPPPPPEEESSVFAHYETGINFDKYDDILVDVSGSNSPKAIMTFEEAGLCESLSRNVTKSGYVKPTPVQKHGIPIISAGRDLMACAQTGSGKTAAFLLPILQQLMSDGVAASKFSEVQEPEAIIVAPTRELINQIYLEARKFAYGTCVRPVVVYGGINTGYTIREVLKGCNVLCGTPGRLLDIIGRGKVGLSKLRYLVLDEADRMLDMGFEPDMRKLVSSPGMPAKEERQTLMFSATYPEDIQRLAADFLKTDYLFLAVGVVGGACSDVEQHIIQVDQYSKREQLLELLKTTGTERTMVFVETKRSADFIATFLCQEKVPTTSIHGDREQREREKALGDFRSGQCPVLVATSVAARGLDIEHVQHVVNFDMPSSIDEYVHRIGRTGRCGNTGRAVSFFNPESDTPLARSLVKVLAGAQQEVPSWLEEIAFSAHGTTGFNPYGKVFASTDTRKGGSFQKEPPQPAVQNTSAAADDEEWE; encoded by the exons ATGGACGAGTGGGATGAAGTGCAG ACCCCTGTTGTGAGCATCCCAAGTTTTG GAAATTCTGGGAGCTCATGGAACAGTGGGGGCCAGCAAAGCAGCTTCAAGAGCAGCATCAATG ACAATGAGGGTAGCTCTTGGAAAAGTGGCAGTGGTGATTTTGGGCTAAGAGGTGGAAAAAGAG gACGAGGATCTAGAGGAGGTGGAGGCTTCAAGAGCTTCAATTCAG GGATTGGTGAAAATGGCAACAGTGAAG ACAATGAAGGTGGTTCCTGGAACAGTGTTGGTGGAAATGGTGGATTTGGGGGAAGAG GGGGAAGAGGATCAAGAGGCAGAGGAGGATATAGGACTTCCTTCAattctg agactgaaaatgaaaatggcaGTGACGATG GTTTCAAAAGTGGTTTTGGAGGCAGTGGACGCCGGGGAGGTTTCAGGCGAG GCTCAATGATGGAGCAAGAGGGGAACGGAGATGGTGTAACTGCAG GGCCCAAGGTTGTTTATGTACCTCCTCCACCACCAGAGGAGGAAAGCTCTGTTTTTGCACACTATGAGACGGGCATTAATTTTGACAAGTATGATGACATTCTTGTGGATGTCAGTGGAAGCAATTCTCCTAAGGCCATcatg ACTTTTGAGGAAGCAGGTCTTTGTGAGTCGCTCAGCAGAAATGTCACCAAGTCTGGTTATGTAAAGCCAACTCCTGTTCAAAAACATGGTATTCCCATAATATCTGCAGGAAGAGATCTTATGGCCTGTGCACAGACTGGATCAGGCAAAACG GCTGCCTTCCTTCTTCCGATTCTCCAGCAGCTCATGAGTGATGGTGTGGCAGCGAGCAAGTTCAGTGAGGTGCAGGAGCCTGAGGCAATCATCGTGGCCCCCACCAGAGAACTCATCAATCAGATTTATCTGGAAGCCCGCAAGTTTGCATATGG GACCTGTGTCCGTCCTGTTGTGGTTTATGGTGGTATAAACACTGGCTACACAATTCGAGAGGTGTTGAAGGGATGTAACGTGTTGTGTGGGACCCCTGGAAGATTGCTGGACATCATTGGTCGTGGAaag GTTGGACTAAGTAAACTTCGTTATTTGGTCCTGGATGAGGCTGACCGAATGCTGGATATGGGCTTTGAGCCAGACATGCGTAAGCTGGTGAGCTCTCCAGGCATGCCCGCTAAAGAAGAAAGGCAAACCCTTATGTTCAGTGCGACATATCCAGAAGATATTCAAAG GCTGGCAGCTGATTTCTTAAAGACAGACTATCTGTTTCTTGCTGTGGGAGTGGTGGGAGGCGCATGCAGTGACGTGGAGCAGCATATAATTCAGGTGGATCAGTACTCAAAGAGAGAGCAGCTGCTGGAACTGCTGAAGACCACAG GGACTGAGCGAACAATGGTCTTTGTTGAAACCAAAAGAAGCGCAGATTTCATTGCAACTTTTCTATGTCAGGAGAAGGTGCCCACTACAAGCATCCATGG TGACCGGGAACaacgagagcgagagaaagctCTTGGTGACTTCCGCTCAGGCCAGTGTCCTGTGCTGGTGGCTACTTCTGTCGCTGCCAGAGGACTTGATATTGAGCATGTCCAGCATGTTGTAAACTTTGACATGCCTAGCAGCATTGATGAGTATGTTCACCGCATTGGGAGGACAGGCCGCTGTGGAAACACCGGAAGAGCTGTGTCCTTCTTTAACCCAGAGTCTGATACTCCTTTGGCTCGTTCTCTGGTCAAAGTCCTTGCAGGG GCCCAGCAGGAAGTCCCTTCTTGGTTGGAGGAAATTGCATTCAGTGCACATGGCACAACAGGGTTTAACCCATATGGGAAGGTGTTTGCCTCTACAGACACTCGCAAG GGTGGATCCTTCCAAAAAGAGCCACCACAACCAGCTGTGCAGAACAccagtgctgctgctgatgatgaAGAATGGGAGTAG
- the ddx4 gene encoding probable ATP-dependent RNA helicase DDX4 isoform X3, protein MDEWDEVQTPVVSIPSFGNSGSSWNSGGQQSSFKSSINDNEGSSWKSGSGDFGLRGGKRGRGSRGGGGFKSFNSGIGENGNSEDNEGGSWNSVGGNGGFGGRGGRGSRGRGGYRTSFNSETENENGSDDGFKSGFGGSGRRGGFRRGGGGGGEGARGFGRGGGSMMEQEGNGDGVTAGPKVVYVPPPPPEEESSVFAHYETGINFDKYDDILVDVSGSNSPKAIMTFEEAGLCESLSRNVTKSGYVKPTPVQKHGIPIISAGRDLMACAQTGSGKTAAFLLPILQQLMSDGVAASKFSEVQEPEAIIVAPTRELINQIYLEARKFAYGTCVRPVVVYGGINTGYTIREVLKGCNVLCGTPGRLLDIIGRGKVGLSKLRYLVLDEADRMLDMGFEPDMRKLVSSPGMPAKEERQTLMFSATYPEDIQRLAADFLKTDYLFLAVGVVGGACSDVEQHIIQVDQYSKREQLLELLKTTGTERTMVFVETKRSADFIATFLCQEKVPTTSIHGDREQREREKALGDFRSGQCPVLVATSVAARGLDIEHVQHVVNFDMPSSIDEYVHRIGRTGRCGNTGRAVSFFNPESDTPLARSLVKVLAGAQQEVPSWLEEIAFSAHGTTGFNPYGKVFASTDTRKGGSFQKEPPQPAVQNTSAAADDEEWE, encoded by the exons ATGGACGAGTGGGATGAAGTGCAG ACCCCTGTTGTGAGCATCCCAAGTTTTG GAAATTCTGGGAGCTCATGGAACAGTGGGGGCCAGCAAAGCAGCTTCAAGAGCAGCATCAATG ACAATGAGGGTAGCTCTTGGAAAAGTGGCAGTGGTGATTTTGGGCTAAGAGGTGGAAAAAGAG gACGAGGATCTAGAGGAGGTGGAGGCTTCAAGAGCTTCAATTCAG GGATTGGTGAAAATGGCAACAGTGAAG ACAATGAAGGTGGTTCCTGGAACAGTGTTGGTGGAAATGGTGGATTTGGGGGAAGAG GGGGAAGAGGATCAAGAGGCAGAGGAGGATATAGGACTTCCTTCAattctg agactgaaaatgaaaatggcaGTGACGATG GTTTCAAAAGTGGTTTTGGAGGCAGTGGACGCCGGGGAGGTTTCAGGCGAG gtggaggaggaggtggggaAGGTGCACGGGGTTTTGGAAGAGGTGGAG GCTCAATGATGGAGCAAGAGGGGAACGGAGATGGTGTAACTGCAG GGCCCAAGGTTGTTTATGTACCTCCTCCACCACCAGAGGAGGAAAGCTCTGTTTTTGCACACTATGAGACGGGCATTAATTTTGACAAGTATGATGACATTCTTGTGGATGTCAGTGGAAGCAATTCTCCTAAGGCCATcatg ACTTTTGAGGAAGCAGGTCTTTGTGAGTCGCTCAGCAGAAATGTCACCAAGTCTGGTTATGTAAAGCCAACTCCTGTTCAAAAACATGGTATTCCCATAATATCTGCAGGAAGAGATCTTATGGCCTGTGCACAGACTGGATCAGGCAAAACG GCTGCCTTCCTTCTTCCGATTCTCCAGCAGCTCATGAGTGATGGTGTGGCAGCGAGCAAGTTCAGTGAGGTGCAGGAGCCTGAGGCAATCATCGTGGCCCCCACCAGAGAACTCATCAATCAGATTTATCTGGAAGCCCGCAAGTTTGCATATGG GACCTGTGTCCGTCCTGTTGTGGTTTATGGTGGTATAAACACTGGCTACACAATTCGAGAGGTGTTGAAGGGATGTAACGTGTTGTGTGGGACCCCTGGAAGATTGCTGGACATCATTGGTCGTGGAaag GTTGGACTAAGTAAACTTCGTTATTTGGTCCTGGATGAGGCTGACCGAATGCTGGATATGGGCTTTGAGCCAGACATGCGTAAGCTGGTGAGCTCTCCAGGCATGCCCGCTAAAGAAGAAAGGCAAACCCTTATGTTCAGTGCGACATATCCAGAAGATATTCAAAG GCTGGCAGCTGATTTCTTAAAGACAGACTATCTGTTTCTTGCTGTGGGAGTGGTGGGAGGCGCATGCAGTGACGTGGAGCAGCATATAATTCAGGTGGATCAGTACTCAAAGAGAGAGCAGCTGCTGGAACTGCTGAAGACCACAG GGACTGAGCGAACAATGGTCTTTGTTGAAACCAAAAGAAGCGCAGATTTCATTGCAACTTTTCTATGTCAGGAGAAGGTGCCCACTACAAGCATCCATGG TGACCGGGAACaacgagagcgagagaaagctCTTGGTGACTTCCGCTCAGGCCAGTGTCCTGTGCTGGTGGCTACTTCTGTCGCTGCCAGAGGACTTGATATTGAGCATGTCCAGCATGTTGTAAACTTTGACATGCCTAGCAGCATTGATGAGTATGTTCACCGCATTGGGAGGACAGGCCGCTGTGGAAACACCGGAAGAGCTGTGTCCTTCTTTAACCCAGAGTCTGATACTCCTTTGGCTCGTTCTCTGGTCAAAGTCCTTGCAGGG GCCCAGCAGGAAGTCCCTTCTTGGTTGGAGGAAATTGCATTCAGTGCACATGGCACAACAGGGTTTAACCCATATGGGAAGGTGTTTGCCTCTACAGACACTCGCAAG GGTGGATCCTTCCAAAAAGAGCCACCACAACCAGCTGTGCAGAACAccagtgctgctgctgatgatgaAGAATGGGAGTAG
- the ddx4 gene encoding probable ATP-dependent RNA helicase DDX4 isoform X4, translated as MDEWDEVQTPVVSIPSFGNSGSSWNSGGQQSSFKSSINGRGSRGGGGFKSFNSGIGENGNSEDNEGGSWNSVGGNGGFGGRGGRGSRGRGGYRTSFNSETENENGSDDGFKSGFGGSGRRGGFRRGGGGGGEGARGFGRGGGYRGGNEEVFSRGSMMEQEGNGDGVTAGPKVVYVPPPPPEEESSVFAHYETGINFDKYDDILVDVSGSNSPKAIMTFEEAGLCESLSRNVTKSGYVKPTPVQKHGIPIISAGRDLMACAQTGSGKTAAFLLPILQQLMSDGVAASKFSEVQEPEAIIVAPTRELINQIYLEARKFAYGTCVRPVVVYGGINTGYTIREVLKGCNVLCGTPGRLLDIIGRGKVGLSKLRYLVLDEADRMLDMGFEPDMRKLVSSPGMPAKEERQTLMFSATYPEDIQRLAADFLKTDYLFLAVGVVGGACSDVEQHIIQVDQYSKREQLLELLKTTGTERTMVFVETKRSADFIATFLCQEKVPTTSIHGDREQREREKALGDFRSGQCPVLVATSVAARGLDIEHVQHVVNFDMPSSIDEYVHRIGRTGRCGNTGRAVSFFNPESDTPLARSLVKVLAGAQQEVPSWLEEIAFSAHGTTGFNPYGKVFASTDTRKGGSFQKEPPQPAVQNTSAAADDEEWE; from the exons ATGGACGAGTGGGATGAAGTGCAG ACCCCTGTTGTGAGCATCCCAAGTTTTG GAAATTCTGGGAGCTCATGGAACAGTGGGGGCCAGCAAAGCAGCTTCAAGAGCAGCATCAATG gACGAGGATCTAGAGGAGGTGGAGGCTTCAAGAGCTTCAATTCAG GGATTGGTGAAAATGGCAACAGTGAAG ACAATGAAGGTGGTTCCTGGAACAGTGTTGGTGGAAATGGTGGATTTGGGGGAAGAG GGGGAAGAGGATCAAGAGGCAGAGGAGGATATAGGACTTCCTTCAattctg agactgaaaatgaaaatggcaGTGACGATG GTTTCAAAAGTGGTTTTGGAGGCAGTGGACGCCGGGGAGGTTTCAGGCGAG gtggaggaggaggtggggaAGGTGCACGGGGTTTTGGAAGAGGTGGAG GTTATAGGGGTGGGAATGAGGAGGTGTTTTCCAGGG GCTCAATGATGGAGCAAGAGGGGAACGGAGATGGTGTAACTGCAG GGCCCAAGGTTGTTTATGTACCTCCTCCACCACCAGAGGAGGAAAGCTCTGTTTTTGCACACTATGAGACGGGCATTAATTTTGACAAGTATGATGACATTCTTGTGGATGTCAGTGGAAGCAATTCTCCTAAGGCCATcatg ACTTTTGAGGAAGCAGGTCTTTGTGAGTCGCTCAGCAGAAATGTCACCAAGTCTGGTTATGTAAAGCCAACTCCTGTTCAAAAACATGGTATTCCCATAATATCTGCAGGAAGAGATCTTATGGCCTGTGCACAGACTGGATCAGGCAAAACG GCTGCCTTCCTTCTTCCGATTCTCCAGCAGCTCATGAGTGATGGTGTGGCAGCGAGCAAGTTCAGTGAGGTGCAGGAGCCTGAGGCAATCATCGTGGCCCCCACCAGAGAACTCATCAATCAGATTTATCTGGAAGCCCGCAAGTTTGCATATGG GACCTGTGTCCGTCCTGTTGTGGTTTATGGTGGTATAAACACTGGCTACACAATTCGAGAGGTGTTGAAGGGATGTAACGTGTTGTGTGGGACCCCTGGAAGATTGCTGGACATCATTGGTCGTGGAaag GTTGGACTAAGTAAACTTCGTTATTTGGTCCTGGATGAGGCTGACCGAATGCTGGATATGGGCTTTGAGCCAGACATGCGTAAGCTGGTGAGCTCTCCAGGCATGCCCGCTAAAGAAGAAAGGCAAACCCTTATGTTCAGTGCGACATATCCAGAAGATATTCAAAG GCTGGCAGCTGATTTCTTAAAGACAGACTATCTGTTTCTTGCTGTGGGAGTGGTGGGAGGCGCATGCAGTGACGTGGAGCAGCATATAATTCAGGTGGATCAGTACTCAAAGAGAGAGCAGCTGCTGGAACTGCTGAAGACCACAG GGACTGAGCGAACAATGGTCTTTGTTGAAACCAAAAGAAGCGCAGATTTCATTGCAACTTTTCTATGTCAGGAGAAGGTGCCCACTACAAGCATCCATGG TGACCGGGAACaacgagagcgagagaaagctCTTGGTGACTTCCGCTCAGGCCAGTGTCCTGTGCTGGTGGCTACTTCTGTCGCTGCCAGAGGACTTGATATTGAGCATGTCCAGCATGTTGTAAACTTTGACATGCCTAGCAGCATTGATGAGTATGTTCACCGCATTGGGAGGACAGGCCGCTGTGGAAACACCGGAAGAGCTGTGTCCTTCTTTAACCCAGAGTCTGATACTCCTTTGGCTCGTTCTCTGGTCAAAGTCCTTGCAGGG GCCCAGCAGGAAGTCCCTTCTTGGTTGGAGGAAATTGCATTCAGTGCACATGGCACAACAGGGTTTAACCCATATGGGAAGGTGTTTGCCTCTACAGACACTCGCAAG GGTGGATCCTTCCAAAAAGAGCCACCACAACCAGCTGTGCAGAACAccagtgctgctgctgatgatgaAGAATGGGAGTAG
- the ddx4 gene encoding probable ATP-dependent RNA helicase DDX4 isoform X2 produces the protein MDEWDEVQTPVVSIPSFGNSGSSWNSGGQQSSFKSSINDNEGSSWKSGSGDFGLRGGKRGRGSRGGGGFKSFNSGIGENGNSEDNEGGSWNSVGGNGGFGGRGGRGSRGRGGYRTSFNSETENENGSDDGFKSGFGGSGRRGGFRRGGGGGGEGARGFGRGYRGGNEEVFSRGSMMEQEGNGDGVTAGPKVVYVPPPPPEEESSVFAHYETGINFDKYDDILVDVSGSNSPKAIMTFEEAGLCESLSRNVTKSGYVKPTPVQKHGIPIISAGRDLMACAQTGSGKTAAFLLPILQQLMSDGVAASKFSEVQEPEAIIVAPTRELINQIYLEARKFAYGTCVRPVVVYGGINTGYTIREVLKGCNVLCGTPGRLLDIIGRGKVGLSKLRYLVLDEADRMLDMGFEPDMRKLVSSPGMPAKEERQTLMFSATYPEDIQRLAADFLKTDYLFLAVGVVGGACSDVEQHIIQVDQYSKREQLLELLKTTGTERTMVFVETKRSADFIATFLCQEKVPTTSIHGDREQREREKALGDFRSGQCPVLVATSVAARGLDIEHVQHVVNFDMPSSIDEYVHRIGRTGRCGNTGRAVSFFNPESDTPLARSLVKVLAGAQQEVPSWLEEIAFSAHGTTGFNPYGKVFASTDTRKGGSFQKEPPQPAVQNTSAAADDEEWE, from the exons ATGGACGAGTGGGATGAAGTGCAG ACCCCTGTTGTGAGCATCCCAAGTTTTG GAAATTCTGGGAGCTCATGGAACAGTGGGGGCCAGCAAAGCAGCTTCAAGAGCAGCATCAATG ACAATGAGGGTAGCTCTTGGAAAAGTGGCAGTGGTGATTTTGGGCTAAGAGGTGGAAAAAGAG gACGAGGATCTAGAGGAGGTGGAGGCTTCAAGAGCTTCAATTCAG GGATTGGTGAAAATGGCAACAGTGAAG ACAATGAAGGTGGTTCCTGGAACAGTGTTGGTGGAAATGGTGGATTTGGGGGAAGAG GGGGAAGAGGATCAAGAGGCAGAGGAGGATATAGGACTTCCTTCAattctg agactgaaaatgaaaatggcaGTGACGATG GTTTCAAAAGTGGTTTTGGAGGCAGTGGACGCCGGGGAGGTTTCAGGCGAG gtggaggaggaggtggggaAGGTGCACGGGGTTTTGGAAGAG GTTATAGGGGTGGGAATGAGGAGGTGTTTTCCAGGG GCTCAATGATGGAGCAAGAGGGGAACGGAGATGGTGTAACTGCAG GGCCCAAGGTTGTTTATGTACCTCCTCCACCACCAGAGGAGGAAAGCTCTGTTTTTGCACACTATGAGACGGGCATTAATTTTGACAAGTATGATGACATTCTTGTGGATGTCAGTGGAAGCAATTCTCCTAAGGCCATcatg ACTTTTGAGGAAGCAGGTCTTTGTGAGTCGCTCAGCAGAAATGTCACCAAGTCTGGTTATGTAAAGCCAACTCCTGTTCAAAAACATGGTATTCCCATAATATCTGCAGGAAGAGATCTTATGGCCTGTGCACAGACTGGATCAGGCAAAACG GCTGCCTTCCTTCTTCCGATTCTCCAGCAGCTCATGAGTGATGGTGTGGCAGCGAGCAAGTTCAGTGAGGTGCAGGAGCCTGAGGCAATCATCGTGGCCCCCACCAGAGAACTCATCAATCAGATTTATCTGGAAGCCCGCAAGTTTGCATATGG GACCTGTGTCCGTCCTGTTGTGGTTTATGGTGGTATAAACACTGGCTACACAATTCGAGAGGTGTTGAAGGGATGTAACGTGTTGTGTGGGACCCCTGGAAGATTGCTGGACATCATTGGTCGTGGAaag GTTGGACTAAGTAAACTTCGTTATTTGGTCCTGGATGAGGCTGACCGAATGCTGGATATGGGCTTTGAGCCAGACATGCGTAAGCTGGTGAGCTCTCCAGGCATGCCCGCTAAAGAAGAAAGGCAAACCCTTATGTTCAGTGCGACATATCCAGAAGATATTCAAAG GCTGGCAGCTGATTTCTTAAAGACAGACTATCTGTTTCTTGCTGTGGGAGTGGTGGGAGGCGCATGCAGTGACGTGGAGCAGCATATAATTCAGGTGGATCAGTACTCAAAGAGAGAGCAGCTGCTGGAACTGCTGAAGACCACAG GGACTGAGCGAACAATGGTCTTTGTTGAAACCAAAAGAAGCGCAGATTTCATTGCAACTTTTCTATGTCAGGAGAAGGTGCCCACTACAAGCATCCATGG TGACCGGGAACaacgagagcgagagaaagctCTTGGTGACTTCCGCTCAGGCCAGTGTCCTGTGCTGGTGGCTACTTCTGTCGCTGCCAGAGGACTTGATATTGAGCATGTCCAGCATGTTGTAAACTTTGACATGCCTAGCAGCATTGATGAGTATGTTCACCGCATTGGGAGGACAGGCCGCTGTGGAAACACCGGAAGAGCTGTGTCCTTCTTTAACCCAGAGTCTGATACTCCTTTGGCTCGTTCTCTGGTCAAAGTCCTTGCAGGG GCCCAGCAGGAAGTCCCTTCTTGGTTGGAGGAAATTGCATTCAGTGCACATGGCACAACAGGGTTTAACCCATATGGGAAGGTGTTTGCCTCTACAGACACTCGCAAG GGTGGATCCTTCCAAAAAGAGCCACCACAACCAGCTGTGCAGAACAccagtgctgctgctgatgatgaAGAATGGGAGTAG
- the ddx4 gene encoding probable ATP-dependent RNA helicase DDX4 isoform X1, producing the protein MDEWDEVQTPVVSIPSFGNSGSSWNSGGQQSSFKSSINDNEGSSWKSGSGDFGLRGGKRGRGSRGGGGFKSFNSGIGENGNSEDNEGGSWNSVGGNGGFGGRGGRGSRGRGGYRTSFNSETENENGSDDGFKSGFGGSGRRGGFRRGGGGGGEGARGFGRGGGYRGGNEEVFSRGSMMEQEGNGDGVTAGPKVVYVPPPPPEEESSVFAHYETGINFDKYDDILVDVSGSNSPKAIMTFEEAGLCESLSRNVTKSGYVKPTPVQKHGIPIISAGRDLMACAQTGSGKTAAFLLPILQQLMSDGVAASKFSEVQEPEAIIVAPTRELINQIYLEARKFAYGTCVRPVVVYGGINTGYTIREVLKGCNVLCGTPGRLLDIIGRGKVGLSKLRYLVLDEADRMLDMGFEPDMRKLVSSPGMPAKEERQTLMFSATYPEDIQRLAADFLKTDYLFLAVGVVGGACSDVEQHIIQVDQYSKREQLLELLKTTGTERTMVFVETKRSADFIATFLCQEKVPTTSIHGDREQREREKALGDFRSGQCPVLVATSVAARGLDIEHVQHVVNFDMPSSIDEYVHRIGRTGRCGNTGRAVSFFNPESDTPLARSLVKVLAGAQQEVPSWLEEIAFSAHGTTGFNPYGKVFASTDTRKGGSFQKEPPQPAVQNTSAAADDEEWE; encoded by the exons ATGGACGAGTGGGATGAAGTGCAG ACCCCTGTTGTGAGCATCCCAAGTTTTG GAAATTCTGGGAGCTCATGGAACAGTGGGGGCCAGCAAAGCAGCTTCAAGAGCAGCATCAATG ACAATGAGGGTAGCTCTTGGAAAAGTGGCAGTGGTGATTTTGGGCTAAGAGGTGGAAAAAGAG gACGAGGATCTAGAGGAGGTGGAGGCTTCAAGAGCTTCAATTCAG GGATTGGTGAAAATGGCAACAGTGAAG ACAATGAAGGTGGTTCCTGGAACAGTGTTGGTGGAAATGGTGGATTTGGGGGAAGAG GGGGAAGAGGATCAAGAGGCAGAGGAGGATATAGGACTTCCTTCAattctg agactgaaaatgaaaatggcaGTGACGATG GTTTCAAAAGTGGTTTTGGAGGCAGTGGACGCCGGGGAGGTTTCAGGCGAG gtggaggaggaggtggggaAGGTGCACGGGGTTTTGGAAGAGGTGGAG GTTATAGGGGTGGGAATGAGGAGGTGTTTTCCAGGG GCTCAATGATGGAGCAAGAGGGGAACGGAGATGGTGTAACTGCAG GGCCCAAGGTTGTTTATGTACCTCCTCCACCACCAGAGGAGGAAAGCTCTGTTTTTGCACACTATGAGACGGGCATTAATTTTGACAAGTATGATGACATTCTTGTGGATGTCAGTGGAAGCAATTCTCCTAAGGCCATcatg ACTTTTGAGGAAGCAGGTCTTTGTGAGTCGCTCAGCAGAAATGTCACCAAGTCTGGTTATGTAAAGCCAACTCCTGTTCAAAAACATGGTATTCCCATAATATCTGCAGGAAGAGATCTTATGGCCTGTGCACAGACTGGATCAGGCAAAACG GCTGCCTTCCTTCTTCCGATTCTCCAGCAGCTCATGAGTGATGGTGTGGCAGCGAGCAAGTTCAGTGAGGTGCAGGAGCCTGAGGCAATCATCGTGGCCCCCACCAGAGAACTCATCAATCAGATTTATCTGGAAGCCCGCAAGTTTGCATATGG GACCTGTGTCCGTCCTGTTGTGGTTTATGGTGGTATAAACACTGGCTACACAATTCGAGAGGTGTTGAAGGGATGTAACGTGTTGTGTGGGACCCCTGGAAGATTGCTGGACATCATTGGTCGTGGAaag GTTGGACTAAGTAAACTTCGTTATTTGGTCCTGGATGAGGCTGACCGAATGCTGGATATGGGCTTTGAGCCAGACATGCGTAAGCTGGTGAGCTCTCCAGGCATGCCCGCTAAAGAAGAAAGGCAAACCCTTATGTTCAGTGCGACATATCCAGAAGATATTCAAAG GCTGGCAGCTGATTTCTTAAAGACAGACTATCTGTTTCTTGCTGTGGGAGTGGTGGGAGGCGCATGCAGTGACGTGGAGCAGCATATAATTCAGGTGGATCAGTACTCAAAGAGAGAGCAGCTGCTGGAACTGCTGAAGACCACAG GGACTGAGCGAACAATGGTCTTTGTTGAAACCAAAAGAAGCGCAGATTTCATTGCAACTTTTCTATGTCAGGAGAAGGTGCCCACTACAAGCATCCATGG TGACCGGGAACaacgagagcgagagaaagctCTTGGTGACTTCCGCTCAGGCCAGTGTCCTGTGCTGGTGGCTACTTCTGTCGCTGCCAGAGGACTTGATATTGAGCATGTCCAGCATGTTGTAAACTTTGACATGCCTAGCAGCATTGATGAGTATGTTCACCGCATTGGGAGGACAGGCCGCTGTGGAAACACCGGAAGAGCTGTGTCCTTCTTTAACCCAGAGTCTGATACTCCTTTGGCTCGTTCTCTGGTCAAAGTCCTTGCAGGG GCCCAGCAGGAAGTCCCTTCTTGGTTGGAGGAAATTGCATTCAGTGCACATGGCACAACAGGGTTTAACCCATATGGGAAGGTGTTTGCCTCTACAGACACTCGCAAG GGTGGATCCTTCCAAAAAGAGCCACCACAACCAGCTGTGCAGAACAccagtgctgctgctgatgatgaAGAATGGGAGTAG